CAGCGGGCGCCAGGCTTCGCCGGTGAGGCAGCCCAACTGAGAGCCCTTCTCGTGGCCGATCTTGAGGCGCAGCGCGCCCATCGCGTCGTTGACGATCTTGGTCTTGTCGGCGCCGAAGAAGATCAGGTCGCCCGACTGCGCGCCGGTTCGCTCGAGGATGGTGCGCAGGGCGGTCTCGTGCAGGTTCTTGACGATGGGCGACTGCAGGCCCTGCTCGTTGGGCTGGGTGGCGTCGTTGACCTTGATGTAGGCGAGGCCCTTGGCGCCGTAGATGCCGACGAACTTCGTGTATTCGTCGATCTCGCCGCGGGTCAGGCTGTTGCCGCCGGGCACGCGCATCGCGGCGACGCGGCCGCCCGTGGTGGCGGGGCCGCTGAACACCTTGAAGGCGACGTCCTGCACCGTGTCGGTGACGTCGGTGAGTTCCAGCGTGACGCGCAGGTCCGGCTTGTCCGAGCCGTAGCGGCGCATGGCCTCGGCGTAGGTCATGCGCGGGAAGGGGGAGGGCAGTTCGACCGCCAGCGCTTCCTTGAAGACGTAGCGGATCATCTCCTCCACCAGGGCGGTGATCTCGGATTCGTTCATGAACGAGGTTTCGAGGTCGACCTGGGTGAATTCGGGCTGGCGGTCGGCGCGCAGGTCCTCGTCGCGGAAGCACTTGACGATCTGGTAGTAGCGGTCGAAGCCGGCCACCATCAGCAACTGCTTGAACAATTGCGGCGACTGCGGCAGGGCGAAGAACTGGCCCGGATGCACGCGAGAGGGCACGAGGTAGTCGCGCGCGCCTTCCGGCGTGCTCTTGGTGAGCATCGGCGTCTCGACGTCGACGAAGCCGGCGGTGTCGAGGAAGCGGCGGAAGGCCATCGTGACCTTGTAGCGCAGCATCAGGTTCTTCTGCATCTGCGGGCGGCGCAGGTCGATGACGCGGTTGGTCAGGCGCACGGTCTCGGACAGGTTCTCGTCGTCGACCTGGAACGGCGGCGTGGCGGCGGCGTTCAGCACCTCGATGTCGTGGCACAGGATCTCGATCTCGCCCGAGGTGAGGCCGGCGTTCTCGGTGCCGGCCGGACGGCGGCGGACCTTGCCGCTCAGCTTCAGCACGAACTCGCTGCGTACCGACTCGGCGATCCTGAAGGTCTCGACGCGGTCCGGGTCGCACACCACCTGCACCAGGCCCTCGCGGTCGCGCAGGTCGATGAAGATGACGCCGCCGTGATCGCGGCGGCGATGGACCCAGCCGCAGAGGGTGACGATCTGGTCGAGGTCGGCGGCGGTGACTTTGCCGCAGTAGTGAGTTCGCATGGTTTGGGCTTGTGACGGTTCGTATTGGGGCGCCGGCGGCGGCGCGCCGGAAAGGTGGTGCTCGGTTTCAGTCTAGGAGCGCGGGTACCGGCGCCGGCTTGCGCAGCGGCGGTGCGACGACGCCCATCGAGATGATGTACTTCAGCGCCTCGTCGACGCTCATGTCGAGCTCGATGACGTCCTTCTTGGGCATCATCAGGAAGAAGCCCGACGTCGGGTTCGGCGTGGTGGGGACATACACGCTGACGAATTCGCCCGGCAGGTGGTTCGCCGCGTCCCCGCCCGGCTTGCCGGTGAGGAAGGCGATGGTCCACGAGCCCTCGCGCGGGTACTGCACCAGCAATGCCTTGCGGAAAGCCTGGCCGCTGCTGGAGAACAGCGTGTCGGAGACCTGCTTGACGCTGTAGTAGATCGACTTCACCACCGGGATGCGCGACAGCATCGCTTCCCAGATCTGCACCAGCTTCTGGCCGAGCACGTTGGCGGCGACGAGGCCGGTGGAGAAGACGATGAGCACGCTCATCACCACCCCGAGGCCGGGAATGTTGAAACCGAAGATCTCGCGTGGATGCAGGTCGCGGGGCAGCAGCAGGATGATCTGGTCGAGCGTGCCCACGATCCAGGCGAGCACCATGAAGGTGATCGCCAGCGGAATCCAGATCAGCAGGCCGGTGATGAGGTATTTCTTCACTTGGGGATCTTCGCAGGGCGGGTCAGTGGCAGGCGCAGCCGCTGCCGCAACTGGGCGCCGGCGTGCCGTTGCCGCCACTGTCACTGCCGGAGGCGGGCTTGGCGCTGCTTC
This DNA window, taken from Thauera sp. K11, encodes the following:
- the aspS gene encoding aspartate--tRNA ligase, translated to MRTHYCGKVTAADLDQIVTLCGWVHRRRDHGGVIFIDLRDREGLVQVVCDPDRVETFRIAESVRSEFVLKLSGKVRRRPAGTENAGLTSGEIEILCHDIEVLNAAATPPFQVDDENLSETVRLTNRVIDLRRPQMQKNLMLRYKVTMAFRRFLDTAGFVDVETPMLTKSTPEGARDYLVPSRVHPGQFFALPQSPQLFKQLLMVAGFDRYYQIVKCFRDEDLRADRQPEFTQVDLETSFMNESEITALVEEMIRYVFKEALAVELPSPFPRMTYAEAMRRYGSDKPDLRVTLELTDVTDTVQDVAFKVFSGPATTGGRVAAMRVPGGNSLTRGEIDEYTKFVGIYGAKGLAYIKVNDATQPNEQGLQSPIVKNLHETALRTILERTGAQSGDLIFFGADKTKIVNDAMGALRLKIGHEKGSQLGCLTGEAWRPLWVVDFPMFEYDEDDKRWVACHHPFTSPKDEHIELLETSPGECLAKAYDLALNGWEIGGGSVRIHRADVQAKVFDALDIGPEEQQQKFGFLLDALKYGAPPHGGLAFGLDRIVTMMTGAESIRDVIAFPKTQRAQCLLTDAPGEVDEKQLRELHIRLRQKVETQVEVGRA
- a CDS encoding DUF502 domain-containing protein, which produces MKKYLITGLLIWIPLAITFMVLAWIVGTLDQIILLLPRDLHPREIFGFNIPGLGVVMSVLIVFSTGLVAANVLGQKLVQIWEAMLSRIPVVKSIYYSVKQVSDTLFSSSGQAFRKALLVQYPREGSWTIAFLTGKPGGDAANHLPGEFVSVYVPTTPNPTSGFFLMMPKKDVIELDMSVDEALKYIISMGVVAPPLRKPAPVPALLD